The genomic region CAGGGCGATCTCTCCGGCGTGAAGGTGGTGGACGCCGATCAGAAGTCGGCGCCGGAGATCGCGCGGGAGCTGGGAGAGAAGGCGAGCGCGCTCCGGCGCGGCAAGGACCCGGGCTTCGCGCGCACCAAGCGGCTCATGGAGCGGCTGCCCCACTTCATGCTGCGGCCGCTGGTCCGGCTCTTCGCGTGGCTCGCAGGCACCCACGCGCTGAAGCTTCCGGCGCTGGGGCTGGAGGCGAGCCCCTTTGGCAGCGCCATGGTGAGCAGCGTGGGGATGCTCGGGCTGCCCACCGGCTTCTCGCCGCTGGCGTGGATGTACAAGGTCCCCATCCTCGTGCTCGGCGGGCAGATCGCCGACAAGCCCGTGGCGATCGAAGGCCATGTGGAGGTGCGCAAGGTGATGCCGGTGACGGCCACCATCGACCACCGCTACGCCGACGGCTGGCACATCGCCGCGCTGCTCGCGCCGTTCCGCGAGTACCTGGCCGATCCCGCGCGCTTCGAGCCCGCCCTGCCCGCACCGCTGCACGTGGACGGCGAGCAGCTTCCCACCCACTGAGGACCCATGACCGGCGCGCGCTCGCTCCACCTCGTCTCGCCGCCGCCAAAGGTGCTGCCTCCCTCGCGCGAGGACGCGCGCCGCAACCTCATCGCCCGGCTGGTGAGCGCGGCGCTGCTCTTGCCGCCCGTGGCCGTCATCGTGGCGCTGGGGAGCTGGCCGTTCGCCTTGCTGTGCGCGCTCGCCGCCGCGGGCTGCACCGCGGAGCTCCTGGCCATGCCCGACGGCCGGGTGCATCCGGTCGACGCATACCCGGTCATGCTCTCCGCGGCGCTCGCGCTGGGCCTGGCGCGTGGCGGCGGGGCTTGGCTCGCGCCCGGACTGGTGGCGGCCACGCTCGGTCTGCTGGTCGTGCACGTGGCCTCGACGCGCCCCGTGGAAGCGCGGAGGCGGAGCGCGTCGCTCGCGGCGCTGGCGTGGCTGGCGTTCGCGCTGCCCCTCGCGTTGCTGGGATCGCTGCGGCTGGAGCACGGCGGCGGGGCGGTGGCGCTCGCGCTGGGCGTGGCGTGGTGCAACGACGCGGGCGCGTTCTTCGTGGGCCGCTCGCTCGGCAAGTCCAAGCTCGCGCCGGCGCTCTCCCCTGCGAAGACCTGGGAAGGCTTCTGGGGCGGGCTCGTCGCGGGCATCGCGGGCACATTCGCTGTCCGGGCGTTGTTCCTGCCGACGATGGGCGTGCGCGAGACGCTGGTGGTCGGGCTCGGCGCCGGGCTCCTGGGACCGCTGGGCGATCTCGCGATCGCGATGTTGAAGCGCTCGTTCGGCTTGAAGGACAGCAGCCCCGTCATTCCCGGCCACGGTGGACTGCTGGACCGGCTCGCGTCGCTGCTGGCGATCGCGCCGTGGACCTGGTTGGTTCTCCAGGTCTGGCCACCGAGCTGATCAACGAAACTTCGGCTCGCCTGGAGCCGGCACGCGCTCGTGCTCGTCGCCCGGGACGACCGGGAACTCTTGCGCTGCCCACGCATGCGCGGCGTCGACGATCTTCTCCTGCGAGCTGGAGACGAAGTTCCACCAGATGTGGCGCGGGCCGTCGAGCGGCTCGCCACCGAGGAGCAGCACGCGCGCGGGCGCGTCGGCGCTGAGCAACGGCTCAGTACCGCGCGCGAACACCGCGAGCGTGCCCACGCCGAACGTCCGACCCGCCGCGTGGATCTGGCCTTCGACAACGTACGCTGCGCGCTCCACGTGCTCCTTTGCGAGCCGGAATTTGGCGCCCGCGGAGAGCTGCGCGTCGGCGTAGAGCATGGGCGACGAGGCCTTCACGGGCGAGCGCAGCCCGCGGTACTCGCCGATGAGCAGCCGCACCGCCGCGCCGTTCTCCTCGAAGCGCGGCAGCTGCGCGCCGGGGCTGTGCTCGAACGCGGGCGCGTCGTCCTCGCGCGACTTCGGCAGCGCCACCCAGAGCTGAACGCCGCGCAGCGCGACCGTGCCCTCGCGCGGCGAGCGCTCGGAGTGCACCACGCCGCGGCCCGCGGTCATCCAGTTGATGTCGCCGGGCACGATGACCTGGTGCGAGCCGAGGCTGTCGCGGTGCTCCATGGCGCCGTCGAACAGGTAGGTCACGGTGGAGAGGCCGATGTGCGGGTGCGGCGCGATGTCCACGCGCTGGGTCGCCGGCGCCTCGTGGCCCATGTGATCGAGGAAGCACACCGGGCCCACCATCCGCCGCGCCGGCGCCGGCAACACCCGGCCCACGCTGAGCGCGCCGATCTTCCGCGGCCGCGCCTGGATCTCCACCTCCAGCTCAGCGGCGACATCGCGCTCGCTGCAGGCGGGATCGTTCGTGTCCAGCCAGCTCATGTCCTGCTCCTCGCCCCGTTGCCCCCAGGATGTACACGCCGCAGATTCGCTGTCGCGATCCTTTCATGGCGCTCCACTACAACCAGATCGCCGCGGGCAGCACCGACCGCCTCGCAGGCCTGAGCGACGGCCTCTTTGGCGTGGCCATGACGCTGCTGGTGCTCGATCTTCATCTCCCCCAGGTCGGCACGGTCCACGACGAGCACGCGCTCATCCAGCATCTGGGCGAGCTCGCGCCGCGCGCGCTCATCTATCTGATGAGCTTTCTGACCCTGGGCATCTTCTGGGTCGGCCAGCAGACGCAGATCAACCAGCTCGACCACGCCGATCGAAACCTCACCTGGATCCACCTGCTCTTCCTCTTCGCGGTCACGCTGGTGCCGTTCTCCACCAAGCTGCTGGCGTCGTTTCCGCTCTACCGGACGTCGGTGGTCGTCTACTGGCTGAACATCGCGTTGCTGGGCCTCTTCGTGCTCTGGAGCTGGCTGTACGCGGTCATCGACAAGTGCCTCAAGCCGGACGTCAAGCCCGAGACCTCGCGCGCAATCTGCCGGCGCCTCATCCACGCGCAGCTCTGGTACGCGGGCGGGGCGGCGCTGTGCATCGTGGACACGCGCCTGAGCATCGTGATGCTGGTGCTGGTGCAGCTCAACTTTGCGGTTCGGCCGCTGCTGCGGCGCGTGCGGCACGTGTGAGCGACGGCCCGCCCGTTCGATTCCTGCCGGTCGCCGGCGTTGGCGCATCAGCGGGTACGGCCCCGGACCAGGGCGGGCTGGGCGTGGGGCTCGACGTGGCGCGCGCGAGGTGGTGGCGCAGCACGGCCACGTTTTTGGTGGAGCTGCCCATCGAGGGGCCACCCGTCGAGTGACGCTTGCGAGGCAGGCCGCGCTGGGAGAGCATTTTCGGGCGCCATGACGGAACCCTGTCCCACCTGCGGAACGCGGCTCATCAACAACCGCTGCCCGCGGTGTATCCCGCTCGTGCGCGCCGAGGACGAGCCCGAGGCCGAGCCGTCCCAGGCCGATCAAACCGTCCGCAACCTGCCGCGCATGGCGGCGCCCACCACCGATGCGGACGCCGACGCTGCAACGGGTCGCCCGCCATCCCAGCGCAGCTCCGCGGGCATGCGCGAGCTCAGCGATCCGGGCAAGCGCCAGCGCAGCTCCGCGGGCATGAAGGAGCTTCCCGATCCGGGCAGGCGCCGCGCCCCGGGCGAGCGCAGCTCCGCGGGCATGCGCGAGCTCAGCGATCCCGGCAAGCCGCGCAAGAAGGCCTGGTCGCGCGGCGAGGACGACGAAGGCGCCAAGGGCGGCGAGAAGGTCGACAAGAACCGCCGCGACGGCTGGTACGAGCTCGCAGAGAACGAGAAGAAGGCGGACGTGGCCAAGGCGCCCACCCGCGACGACGGCACGCCGCTCCCACCCAGACCGCTTGGACCCGCAAGCCGCGTGGACTACGCGCTGGTGGTGCTGCTGGTGGGCTTCGGCAACATCGCGCTCTTCGCGCTGGGTGCGCCGCCGGGGCCGAGCGCCATCGCCGCGTGCATGGCGCCGCTGGCCGTGGGCTTCGTGTCGCTGGTGTGGATGCGCGGCGGACGCTTGCTGCTCTTCGCCGTGGCGCTCCTGCAGATCGCGGCGGCAGGCACCCGGCTCATGCAAGCGCAGGGCATGGCCTCGTTCAGCGTCGCGGCGGCGGAGATCATCTGTGCAGCCGCGATCATCGGTGTCGCGACGGCGGGCTCGCGGGGCCTCTTGCGCGCGGCGCTGGCGATGGCCGCGCTGGCGAGCGGCGCCAAGGTGACGGTGGTGCACCGGCACATTCCGCCGGCCAACGCGACCGCCGAGGCTGCGCAGCCGCGGCCGTAGTCAGTCCTCGCCCTCGGGCGCGACGATCAGATCCTCGTCGATCTCCGACCAGGGAACGCCGTCGCCCTCGTGGTCCTCCGGCGCCGCGACGGTGTGGCGCGCGGCCGTGTCGCGACGGACCTGGTCCATGCTCGCAGCCGACGCGGGCGCCCGAAGCTCCCGCGCCGCGCGCCGCGCCCCCGCACCCGCGCTGAACGCAGGCTAGCAGTCCTCGCGCGAGCGGGACGATCTTCGCGCCTCGACCTAAGCTTAGAAGTCCTCTTCGTCGGCGATGAGGGCGCGGAGCGGCGCCGGCAAGAGCACCCACATCGCGAGCCGCTGCGTGGCCTTGCTGAACGCTGCCTCGGCGCGCGTGCGCTCCGAGGCCGACGCCTGCTCGAGCTCGCGCAAGGCCGTGGCGACGTCGCGCTCCGCCCAGGCCACGTGCCGCGCGTGCGCGTCGTTCACGAAGTTCGCCATTGCGGGCCTCCCCGGGACCGTCCGCAAGCAGTCCAGATCGCGCGGCGCGGCCGCAACCCGACCGAACGCCCGCTTTCGCCTGGCAAACAGCGCCCTGCCCGCTCGGTCGGGTGTTGGACGCCCGGCGCCTTGCGCGCGAGGCCGCGGAGACTGCGAGCGCGCCTTGCCGGTGCGACCGTCGATTCCGAGATTCGGCCCGAGGCCCACACGAGGAGAGCGCATGGCGTCGCGAATCGAGGACTACGGAATCATCGGCAACCTCCGCACGGCGGCGCTCATCTCACGCTCCGGTTCCGTGGACTGGATGTGCGCGCCGCACTTCGACTCCGACGCCTGCTTCAGCTCGCTCATCGGCTACGACGAGCACGGCTGCTACGCCATCCGCCCCACCGTGCCCACCCGCGAGGTGCGCCAGCAGTACCAGGGCGACACCCTGGTACTCAGCACCGAGTACGAGTGCGATGTCGGCGCGGTGCGGGTCACCGACTTCATGCCCATCAACGACGCGCGGTGCGATCTCATCCGCCGCGTCGAGGGCATGCGCGGCGAGGTCCCGCTGGAGCTGGTGGTCAACCCCCAGTTCGGCTACGGCGCCAATCAGCCCTGGGTGCGCGGCGACGCGCACACCACCACCTTCGTCACCGGCCCGGACGCCATCCGGTTCCACAGCACCGTCGACACCCGGCCCGGCGAGAAGCACCTGCGCGCCTACTTCAGCGTGCGCGCCGGCGAGAAGGTGGACTTCCAGCTGACCTGGCATGACTCGTACAAGCCCGCGCCGCCGCTGCTCGACGTGGACGCAGAGCTCGAGGGCACGCTGCGGTACTGGCAAGAGTGGGCGAACCGGTGCCAGTACAAGGGCCGCTACCGCGACGCGGTGCTGCGCTCCCTGCTCACCCTGAAGTCGCTGACCTACGCGCCCACCGGCGCCGTCATCGCCGCGCCCACCGCCTCGCTGCCCGAGGAGATCGGCGGCGTGCGCAACTGGGACTACCGGTTCTGCTGGCTGCGCGACACCACCCTCACCCTGCACGCGCTCATCTTCGGCGGCTACGTCGACGAGGCCACGGCCTTCCGCGACTGGCTCTTGCGCACCGTCGCGGGCGCCCCCGAGGAAGTGCAGATCATGTACAGCATCCATGGCGGGCGGCGGCTCACCGAGTACGAGCTCCCCTGGCTGCCGGGCTATGAAGGCTCCAAGCCCGTGCGCGTGGGCAACGCCGCCTCGGAGCAGTTCCAGCTCGACATCTTCGGGGAGACGGTGAGCGCGCTGCTGCACGCGCGGCGGAGCGGCATGGGCGAAGGCATCGGCGCGTGGACGCCCGGCCTGCGGTTGGTGCGTCACCTGGAGCGCGTGTGGCAGTACCCGGATGAGGGCATCTGGGAGGTCCGCGGCGGACAGAAGCACTTCACCTACTCCAAGGTGATGGCCTGGGTGGCGGTGAACGCGTTCATCGGGCTGGTGGAGGAGTTCCACGCCGGCGGCGCCGACGGCCGCGAGCTCCTTCCGCGCATGCGCGCCCTGCGCGAGCGCATCCACGAGGAGGTGTGCGAGCGCGGCTTCAACCCGCACGTGCAGGCCTTCACGCAGTACTACGGGAGCGAGACCCTCGACGCGAGCGTGCTGCTCATCCCCCAGGTCGGCTTCTTGCCCGCCTCGGACCCGCGCGTGAAGAGCACGGTGGCCGCCATCGAGAAGAAGCTGCTCCGCGACGGCTTCGTGCTGCGCTACGAGACCGCGAATGGCGTCGACGGCCTCGCCGGCAGCGAGGGCGCGTTCCTGGCCTGCAGCTTCTGGCTCGGCGACAACTATGCCCTCGCCGGACGCATGGACGAGGCGGAGGCGATGTTCGACCGGCTGCTCGGGCTGCGCAACCACCTGGGCCTCTTGGCCGAGGAGTACGAGCCGCGGCTGCAGCGGCAGATCGGCAACTTCCCCCAGGGCTTCTCTCACCTGGCGCTCATCAACTCGGCGATGGTGCTGGACAGCCCGGACCGGGCAACGCTCCGGTCGCCGGAAGGTGAGCCGGCCGTCATCCACTGACGGCTCCAAGTTCCTGACATGCGCAGCTGCAGGTTCTTGCTGCGAGCGACTTCGACCCCCGCGCGGAGCACGCGAGGGCCGAAGATCTTTCGGTGTACGAAGGTGGACATGCTCGCCCCGCTCCTCGTGGCCATGCTCGCCGCTGCGCCTGCCTCGCCGACCGACGGGACGGTGCTCGCGCCCAGCCTTCCCGCCTTCGGCGCCGACGCGGCCGCCGTGCTCGCCTGGCCGCTTCAGCTCCAGGCGCCGCAGTGGGTGGCGCTCGGCGCCGCCGCTGCGGGCACGGGGCTGCTCCTGCGTTACGACGTGCAGCTCTACGCCGCGCTCCACCGCGACGTGCGCTGGACCTTTCGCGGCAACAACGTCTTCAACGCCACGCTCTACCTGGGCGACGGGCTGGTGGACCTCGGCGTGGTGAGCGCGTTCGCGGTGGGCGACGCGCGCTCGCGACGCGTGGCTCTCGAGGGCGTGGAGGCGCTCGCCGCGGTGGCGTTGACCAGCACCACGGCCAAGCACCTGTTCCGCGTGGACCGTCCCGAGACCGATCCCTGGCACAAGCACTACTTCAAGGGCCTCGGCGAGGACGCGTTTCCCTCGGGGCACACCATGAGCGCCTTCGCCACGGCGACGGTGGTGAGCCTGGAGTACCCGGCCGCGGCGCCGCTCGCCTACCCCGCGGCCACGCTGGTGGGGCTCTCGGTGATCGAGCGCGGCTGGCACTGGCCGAGCGACGTCCTCGCGGGCGCGGCGCTGGGCTCGTGCATCGGCTACGCCGCGCGCGCCGTGAACCGCACGCGCTGGGTCATCGGCCCGGGGCCGGGCGCCGGGCTGGCCGCCGAGACACGGTTCTGACGCTGCGCCGCGCCGCCCCATGGCGCAGCAGGAAGCCGCGCAGCACCTGGGCGCTGGAGTGCTCGGCGTCGCGCGCGCTGAAGAGCAGCGTCACCGACTTGCTCCGCGCCGCCTCCACCAGCGGCTTCCAGGTCTCGGGCCGCTTCGCGAGCTCGGTCTGGTAGCGCTCCTTGAACTCGGGCCACTTCTCCACGTCGTGCCCGTACCAGGTGCGCAGGGCGCCGGTGGGCGCGACCTCGCGGTTCCAGGCGTCGAGGTGGGCGTCGTCCTTGGTCATGCCCCGCGGCCAGAGGCGCTCCACCAACACGCGGCGACCATCGGCGCGGCTCACCGGCTCGTACACCCGCTTGATGCGCAGCATGGGCTCCTCCGGATTTCAGCGGCGGGAGCTCGCCGTCGCCGACGCGCGCTCGCTCTCCAGCCGAGCCAGCCGCGCCTCCACGGACTCGCGGGGATCGACCTGGCCCTCGAGGTCTCCCTCCCGCGGCACGCGCGAGGGCGCCTCGGGGTCGATGGTGCCCGAGAGCCGGCGGCTCACCTGGTCGAGCCCGTCGGCGGCCTGGGGGATGGGCTCGCTCTCCAGCTCGTGCGGCCCGGCGTTGGTCGAATCGTCACGCGGCTCCATGACCGCAAGGTAGGAACGCGAATGGGGGCCGCCGCGCGCGCGCCGACGTGCACGCGCTCGGATGCTCGCGCGCATCCCCCGCGCATCGGCCGCCGCGCCTTACTTTGAGACGAAGGCGCGGGGCCCTGGCATGCAGCCCTCCATTCTCCAGAGCGTCGGCGCGCGCCGCGAGGTGGCGCCTCTTGCGAGCGCCGTCAGCTGGCGGCTGGTGGACGCCGGCCAGCGCGTGGAGGTGGAGGCCCAGGG from Deltaproteobacteria bacterium harbors:
- a CDS encoding phosphatase PAP2 family protein, which translates into the protein MLAPLLVAMLAAAPASPTDGTVLAPSLPAFGADAAAVLAWPLQLQAPQWVALGAAAAGTGLLLRYDVQLYAALHRDVRWTFRGNNVFNATLYLGDGLVDLGVVSAFAVGDARSRRVALEGVEALAAVALTSTTAKHLFRVDRPETDPWHKHYFKGLGEDAFPSGHTMSAFATATVVSLEYPAAAPLAYPAATLVGLSVIERGWHWPSDVLAGAALGSCIGYAARAVNRTRWVIGPGPGAGLAAETRF
- a CDS encoding 2-oxo acid dehydrogenase subunit E2, translating into MKLTGWRRIAGAMWRAPDDPQIFGTLEVDATALLAHLAHAREAGLHLTPTHLLGRALAYALHAVPDLNVRIVGSRLYSRPSVDIFFITAVGQGDLSGVKVVDADQKSAPEIARELGEKASALRRGKDPGFARTKRLMERLPHFMLRPLVRLFAWLAGTHALKLPALGLEASPFGSAMVSSVGMLGLPTGFSPLAWMYKVPILVLGGQIADKPVAIEGHVEVRKVMPVTATIDHRYADGWHIAALLAPFREYLADPARFEPALPAPLHVDGEQLPTH
- a CDS encoding zinc ribbon domain-containing protein, translated to MTEPCPTCGTRLINNRCPRCIPLVRAEDEPEAEPSQADQTVRNLPRMAAPTTDADADAATGRPPSQRSSAGMRELSDPGKRQRSSAGMKELPDPGRRRAPGERSSAGMRELSDPGKPRKKAWSRGEDDEGAKGGEKVDKNRRDGWYELAENEKKADVAKAPTRDDGTPLPPRPLGPASRVDYALVVLLVGFGNIALFALGAPPGPSAIAACMAPLAVGFVSLVWMRGGRLLLFAVALLQIAAAGTRLMQAQGMASFSVAAAEIICAAAIIGVATAGSRGLLRAALAMAALASGAKVTVVHRHIPPANATAEAAQPRP
- a CDS encoding pirin family protein, giving the protein MSWLDTNDPACSERDVAAELEVEIQARPRKIGALSVGRVLPAPARRMVGPVCFLDHMGHEAPATQRVDIAPHPHIGLSTVTYLFDGAMEHRDSLGSHQVIVPGDINWMTAGRGVVHSERSPREGTVALRGVQLWVALPKSREDDAPAFEHSPGAQLPRFEENGAAVRLLIGEYRGLRSPVKASSPMLYADAQLSAGAKFRLAKEHVERAAYVVEGQIHAAGRTFGVGTLAVFARGTEPLLSADAPARVLLLGGEPLDGPRHIWWNFVSSSQEKIVDAAHAWAAQEFPVVPGDEHERVPAPGEPKFR
- a CDS encoding DUF488 family protein; the encoded protein is MLRIKRVYEPVSRADGRRVLVERLWPRGMTKDDAHLDAWNREVAPTGALRTWYGHDVEKWPEFKERYQTELAKRPETWKPLVEAARSKSVTLLFSARDAEHSSAQVLRGFLLRHGAARRSVRTVSRRPARRPAPGR
- a CDS encoding DUF1211 domain-containing protein → MALHYNQIAAGSTDRLAGLSDGLFGVAMTLLVLDLHLPQVGTVHDEHALIQHLGELAPRALIYLMSFLTLGIFWVGQQTQINQLDHADRNLTWIHLLFLFAVTLVPFSTKLLASFPLYRTSVVVYWLNIALLGLFVLWSWLYAVIDKCLKPDVKPETSRAICRRLIHAQLWYAGGAALCIVDTRLSIVMLVLVQLNFAVRPLLRRVRHV
- a CDS encoding phosphatidate cytidylyltransferase; translated protein: MTGARSLHLVSPPPKVLPPSREDARRNLIARLVSAALLLPPVAVIVALGSWPFALLCALAAAGCTAELLAMPDGRVHPVDAYPVMLSAALALGLARGGGAWLAPGLVAATLGLLVVHVASTRPVEARRRSASLAALAWLAFALPLALLGSLRLEHGGGAVALALGVAWCNDAGAFFVGRSLGKSKLAPALSPAKTWEGFWGGLVAGIAGTFAVRALFLPTMGVRETLVVGLGAGLLGPLGDLAIAMLKRSFGLKDSSPVIPGHGGLLDRLASLLAIAPWTWLVLQVWPPS
- a CDS encoding glycoside hydrolase family 15 protein, which gives rise to MASRIEDYGIIGNLRTAALISRSGSVDWMCAPHFDSDACFSSLIGYDEHGCYAIRPTVPTREVRQQYQGDTLVLSTEYECDVGAVRVTDFMPINDARCDLIRRVEGMRGEVPLELVVNPQFGYGANQPWVRGDAHTTTFVTGPDAIRFHSTVDTRPGEKHLRAYFSVRAGEKVDFQLTWHDSYKPAPPLLDVDAELEGTLRYWQEWANRCQYKGRYRDAVLRSLLTLKSLTYAPTGAVIAAPTASLPEEIGGVRNWDYRFCWLRDTTLTLHALIFGGYVDEATAFRDWLLRTVAGAPEEVQIMYSIHGGRRLTEYELPWLPGYEGSKPVRVGNAASEQFQLDIFGETVSALLHARRSGMGEGIGAWTPGLRLVRHLERVWQYPDEGIWEVRGGQKHFTYSKVMAWVAVNAFIGLVEEFHAGGADGRELLPRMRALRERIHEEVCERGFNPHVQAFTQYYGSETLDASVLLIPQVGFLPASDPRVKSTVAAIEKKLLRDGFVLRYETANGVDGLAGSEGAFLACSFWLGDNYALAGRMDEAEAMFDRLLGLRNHLGLLAEEYEPRLQRQIGNFPQGFSHLALINSAMVLDSPDRATLRSPEGEPAVIH